A portion of the Cryptomeria japonica chromosome 5, Sugi_1.0, whole genome shotgun sequence genome contains these proteins:
- the LOC131066559 gene encoding kiwellin translates to MARNIFAVVFILLAILQANAEGKDGEGCGQSCATLDDCPGQLICITGQCNDDPDVGTNICGGGGGGGDCKSKGSMRGKNPPSKDACNTDTGAECCSSSKTYPIFDCSPSVSSQSPGILTLNDFSEGGDGGGPSSCDDKYHANTERVVALSTGWFGERSRCGKMIKISGNGRSVMAKVVDECDSLHGCDDEHGYQPPCRNNIVDASVAVWKALGVPTDRQGDDLHITWSMSSSFSSLTLNHAHALSSAS, encoded by the coding sequence ATGGCAAGAAATATTTTTGCTGTGGTTTTTATACTGCTAGCTATACTCCAGGCAAATGCAGAGGGCAAGGATGGGGAAGGATGTGGACAAAGTTGTGCAACGCTGGACGACTGCCCCGGTCAGTTGATTTGCATCACCGGCCAATGCAATGATGATCCCGACGTGGGAACCAACATTTGTGGCGGTGGCGGTGGCGGCGGGGATTGCAAGTCGAAGGGGAGCATGAGGGGAAAGAATCCTCCTTCAAAGGATGCCTGTAACACCGACACAGGAGCGGAGTGCTGCAGTTCCTCCAAGACTTACCCCATCTTCGACTGCTCTCCCTCCGTCTCCTCCCAAAGCCCCGGAATACTCACTCTCAACGACTTTTCCGAGGGCGGAGATGGAGGCGGCCCTTCCAGCTGCGATGACAAGTACCACGCCAACACAGAGCGTGTAGTGGCGCTTTCCACCGGCTGGTTCGGTGAGCGAAGCCGGTGCGGAAAGATGATAAAAATAAGTGGCAACGGGAGGAGCGTGATGGCCAAAGTGGTGGACGAGTGCGATTCCTTGCATGGATGCGATGACGAGCACGGTTATCAGCCGCCATGTCGTAACAACATTGTGGATGCCTCTGTTGCCGTCTGGAAAGCCCTTGGCGTGCCCACTGATCGTCAGGGAGATGATCTTCATATCACCTGGTCCATGTCTTCCTCCTTTTCTTCACTCACTCTTAATCATGCCCATGCCCTTTCCTCTGCATCCTAA
- the LOC131066546 gene encoding methyltransferase FGSG_00040-like, with protein MSRRNSLRRVQAVEPLDFEEERSRGKKCFSKEDWSGAVAHYTNCARFKKKNDESATNDLVAAYSNRAEALLQMGEFNLALRDCTKGLELDPKNLKTLYRKGRALHALKEFSQAFFVLEEALEIHPEHSEVLTALQQCKASYAQARMGEYDVSEFLHGRQPPPRVDDVIGDVEIRKTKDGRGWGLYATKNVGAGELLLVSNAVAVARRHAEFAAADKMLACLHEDLVRAVIDAADKSHVFAQQLCALDDGSAQGRALTPDMGLFQPGRRRSVAVQEFDGARIRDIVARNALSREVMTVGSSEVLCGLWLLPSFINHSCIPSSGRLTVGNAMFLHAAKDINKGEEITMCYSDALLPLPLRQAKFEACGFKCICRRCSVEKSLYSVLKPLYSQFEALHDKAVGETNWARASGREFLTELPKCAEFGEVFLKLEQILAKQSRMKDEEKKWIRSSFVSAYLAGIQSEEFFPKTLEDPFPARVEIMQAIQSTVPGDVRTLVMAAHELKEMKGLAGASEQWAVEHSAILASQACIKVFGNHRDDVIQELISSYSNCHVF; from the coding sequence ATGAGCCGTCGAAACTCACTGAGAAGAGTGCAGGCCGTTGAGCCATTGGATTTCGAAGAGGAAAGAAGCAGAGGCAAAAAATGCTTCAGCAAAGAAGACTGGTCAGGTGCCGTAGCCCACTACACAAACTGCGCGCGATTCAAGAAAAAGAACGACGAATCTGCAACAAATGATCTTGTCGCCGCTTACTCCAACCGTGCTGAGGCACTTTTACAGATGGGCGAGTTCAACTTGGCCCTACGCGATTGCACAAAAGGCCTCGAATTAGATCCCAAAAATCTCAAAACCCTCTACAGAAAAGGCCGGGCACTTCACGCCCTCAAAGAATTCTCTCAGGCTTTTTTTGTCCTAGAAGAAGCCCTAGAAATTCACCCGGAGCACTCAGAAGTATTGACTGCTCTGCAACAGTGTAAAGCTTCGTATGCCCAAGCCCGCATGGGGGAGTACGACGTGTCGGAGTTCTTGCATGGACGCCAGCCGCCACCTCGGGTAGATGATGTCATCGGTGACGTCGAGATCAGGAAGACGAAGGACGGGCGCGGGTGGGGACTCTACGCCACGAAAAATGTCGGCGCCGGCGAGCTGCTCCTCGTGAGCAACGCAGTCGCTGTTGCCCGCCGTCATGCAGAGTTTGCGGCCGCCGATAAAATGCTTGCATGTTTGCATGAAGATCTTGTACGTGCCGTCATCGATGCTGCAGACAAATCTCATGTCTTCGCACAACAGCTTTGTGCGCTGGACGATGGATCTGCACAGGGCCGTGCATTGACGCCCGACATGGGCTTGTTCCAGCCTGGCAGACGCCGTTCCGTAGCAGTACAGGAATTTGATGGGGCTCGCATTCGTGATATCGTTGCTCGAAATGCGTTGTCTAGGGAAGTTATGACGGTGGGATCTAGTGAGGTTCTGTGTGGATTGTGGCTGCTGCCGTCTTTTATCAATCACTCCTGCATTCCCAGTTCGGGTAGATTGACAGTCGGAAATGCGATGTTTTTGCATGCGGCGAAGGACATCAACAAGGGGGAAGAAATCACAATGTGCTATTCCGATGCCTTGCTTCCTCTCCCGCTGCGCCAGGCCAAATTCGAGGCTTGCGGTTTCAAGTGCATTTGCCGGCGTTGCAGTGTGGAGAAGTCTTTGTACTCTGTTCTtaagcctttgtattcacagtttGAGGCCTTGCATGATAAGGCTGTGGGGGAAACGAATTGGGCTAGGGCTTCGGGGCGAGAGTTCCTCACTGAGTTGCCTAAATGTGCAGAATTTGGGGAGGTTTTTTTGAAGCTTGAGCAAATTCTGGCTAAGCAGTCGAGAATGAAGGACGAAGAGAAGAAGTGGATTAGATCTTCTTTTGTTTCTGCTTACTTGGCTGGAATTCAGTCGGAGGAGTTCTTTCCTAAAACTCTTGAGGATCCTTTTCCTGCACGGGTTGAAATAATGCAGGCCATTCAGAGTACCGTGCCAGGTGATGTGAGGACCCTCGTTATGGCTGCCCATGAATTGAAAGAGATGAAGGGTTTGGCTGGGGCAAGTGAACAATGGGCTGTAGAGCATTCTGCAATACTGGCCTCACAAGCTTGCATCAAAGTTTTTGGTAATCATAGGGATGATGTTATTCAAGAACTTATATCCAGTTATTCGAACTGCCATGTCTTTTAG